In Uranotaenia lowii strain MFRU-FL chromosome 2, ASM2978415v1, whole genome shotgun sequence, one genomic interval encodes:
- the LOC129748398 gene encoding C-type lectin 37Db-like isoform X2 — MRTLIILLSLVCWSSAFNYSLPSANWFRAQEICATQGQRLVSIESLFKQNEVVSFMKRSGKLVPDSQFWIGASDLAGFGAYSWVDTGVEMDYANWAEDEPNASHNMDTCVEMLYQQSEAENFKWNDNNCKNLNYFVCETIPCQCPLE; from the exons atgagaaCATTGATTATTTTACTGTCCCTAGTGTGTTGGTCCAGTGCTTTCAATTACAGCCTTCCATCT GCAAATTGGTTCAGAGCGCAGGAAATCTGTGCCACCCAAGGACAGAGGCTCGTTTCGATTGAATCCCTGTTTAAGCAGAACGAGGTCGTTTCGTTCATGAAACGATCGGGCAAGCTTGTTCCGGATAGCCAATTTTGGATTGGGGCCAGTGATCTAGCTGGATTCGGAGCCTATTCCTGGGTGGATACCGGAGTGGAGATGGACTACGCCAATTGGGCTGAAGACGAACCGAACGCATCGCATAATATGGACACGTGTGTCGAGATGCTGTATCAACAGTCGGAGgccgaaaatttcaaatggaatgataacaattgtaaaaacttgaattattttgtttgtgAGACTATTCCTTGTCAATGTCCACTAGAGTAA
- the LOC129748398 gene encoding C-type lectin 37Db-like isoform X1 translates to MRTLIILLSLVCWSSAFNYSLPSVKANWFRAQEICATQGQRLVSIESLFKQNEVVSFMKRSGKLVPDSQFWIGASDLAGFGAYSWVDTGVEMDYANWAEDEPNASHNMDTCVEMLYQQSEAENFKWNDNNCKNLNYFVCETIPCQCPLE, encoded by the exons atgagaaCATTGATTATTTTACTGTCCCTAGTGTGTTGGTCCAGTGCTTTCAATTACAGCCTTCCATCTGTAaag GCAAATTGGTTCAGAGCGCAGGAAATCTGTGCCACCCAAGGACAGAGGCTCGTTTCGATTGAATCCCTGTTTAAGCAGAACGAGGTCGTTTCGTTCATGAAACGATCGGGCAAGCTTGTTCCGGATAGCCAATTTTGGATTGGGGCCAGTGATCTAGCTGGATTCGGAGCCTATTCCTGGGTGGATACCGGAGTGGAGATGGACTACGCCAATTGGGCTGAAGACGAACCGAACGCATCGCATAATATGGACACGTGTGTCGAGATGCTGTATCAACAGTCGGAGgccgaaaatttcaaatggaatgataacaattgtaaaaacttgaattattttgtttgtgAGACTATTCCTTGTCAATGTCCACTAGAGTAA
- the LOC129747051 gene encoding uncharacterized protein LOC129747051, which produces MKNKIEMNQKVFKIATYNGKMFGIAFFLLVKINSYVCMSIDHEVSQEQTRSSTNPLESNCSIPPDEMLTITVAKPYLIISQDLATGVHKERLTNYQEKCPIIILKAMLHQALLDSVEIQVPDVPEMTENFQWRRWMIDNIDGFTLEYNVNRWVIGGIVLRNIPSIYSFTPAFVDTPSYDEVVSLKATNDKENLEVELGLANGTIFFVSDFSGETQKRFFSTAIIDLLDLVRDTSTTELIEIPWYPRRLKPNPWNWLSELAIQFKLEYSRPGKLFNSANIPCNSGLSTKLSNLILPTLDEMQYSYEIEDRRITLRTQYRDTSKWSFQLNGIELDDAKEPSRFSPTNGTLVYKKLAESSGC; this is translated from the exons atgaaaaacaaaattgaaatgaatcaaaaagtgttcaaaatagcTACCTACAatggaaaaatgtttggaaTAGCTTTCTTTCTGCTGGTTAAGATAAATAGTTACGTGTGTATGAGTATTGACCATGAGGTTTCCCAAGAACAAACAAGAAGCTCAACAAATCCGCTTGAATCCAACTGCTCCATTCCACCGGATGAAATGTTGACTATTACTGTGGCGAAACCATATCTTATCATCTCTCAGGACTTGGCTACTGGTGTCCATAAAGAAAG gctcaCCAACTACCAGGAGAAGTGCCccataattattttgaaagcgATGCTTCATCAGGCCCTACTGGACTCCGTAGAAATACAGGTTCCAGACGTCCCGGAGATGACCGAAAACTTTCAATGGAGAAGATGGATGATCGATAATATCGATGGATTCACCCTGGAGTACAACGTTAATCGATGGGTAATCGGAGGAATTGTACTGAGAAATATTCCATCCATTTACAGTTTCACCCCGGCCTTCGTTGATACTCCAAGTTATGACGAAGTCGTCTCTCTGAAAGCCACCAATGACAAGGAAAATCTAGAAGTTGAACTCGGTCTTGCGAATGGAACAATTTTCTTCGTGTCAGATTTCTCCGGTGAAACTCAGAAGCGATTCTTCTCAACGGCCATTATCGACTTGTTGGATCTTGTCCGCGATACttcaacaaccgaacttatcgAAATCCCTTGGTATCCGAGAAGACTTAAGCCAAACCCCTGGAATTGGCTAAGTGAGTTAGCGATACAATTCAAGTTGGAGTATTCGAGGCCAGGGAAGCTCTTCAACTCAGCCAATATCCCTTGTAACAGTGGACTTTCGACTAAACTGAGCAATCTGATACTTCCGACCTTGGATGAGATGCAGTACAGCTACGAGATAGAGGATAGACGAATCACTCTTAGAACCCAGTATCGCGATACGTCCAAGTGGTCCTTCCAGTTGAATGGAATCGAACTCGATGATGCGAAGGAACCGTCCCGATTTTCTCCAACGAATGGaactcttgtttataaaaagcTAGCTGAATCGAGTGGGTgctaa